In Leishmania braziliensis MHOM/BR/75/M2904 complete genome, chromosome 29, a genomic segment contains:
- a CDS encoding putative ADP ribosylation factor 3 — protein sequence MGLLTLLRKLKRSEAEPRILILGLDNAGKTSILRKLSDEDPTTTQATQGFNIKSINCEGFKMNMWDIGGQKAIRAYWPNYYDEVDCLIYVVDAADRRRLEETASELDGLLQEEKLREAPVLIFSNKCDLATALSPEDVSTSLNLHSLRDRTWSIQKCSAKTGTGLHEGLEWAVKNIKSK from the coding sequence ATGGGCCTTCTCACACTCCTTCGCAAGCTCAAGAGGAGCGAAGCAGAGCCGCGGATCTTGATTCTGGGTCTCGATAATGCTGGCAAGACGTCCATTCTCCGCAAGCTGTCCGACGAGGatcccaccaccactcagGCGACGCAGGGATTTAACATCAAGTCTATCAACTGCGAGGGCTTTAAGATGAACATGTGGGATATTGGTGGTCAAAAGGCGATCCGCGCGTACTGGCCGAACTACTACGACGAGGTGGATTGCCTGATTTACGTCGTCGATGCTGCCGATCGGCGCCGCCTAGAGGAGACGGCATCTGAACTCGATGGCCTCCTGCAGGAAGAAAAGCTCCGAGAGGCCCCTGTGCTTATTTTCTCCAACAAGTGCGACCTTGCAACTGCGCTGTCACCAGAGGATGTGAGCACATCACTCAATTTGCACAGCTTGCGCGACCGCACGTGGTCTATCCAGAAGTGCAGCGCGAAAACTGGCACAGGCCTGCATGAAGGGCTAGAGTGGGCGGTGAAGAACATTAAGTCCAAGTGA